A genomic stretch from Candidatus Omnitrophota bacterium includes:
- the rpmH gene encoding 50S ribosomal protein L34, producing MKKHLKTPTKIRGKRKHGFLARMKTRLGRNVIKRRRRKGRKRLSV from the coding sequence ATGAAAAAACATCTTAAGACACCCACCAAGATACGCGGCAAGAGAAAGCACGGCTTTCTCGCCCGCATGAAGACCCGCTTAGGAAGGAATGTCATAAAAAGACGCAGGCGCAAAGGGAGAAAGCGCCTTAGCGTATGA
- the yidD gene encoding membrane protein insertion efficiency factor YidD, whose amino-acid sequence MKRFILFLLGAYKKHASPLLPRSCRFYPTCSQYAGQSIRKYGIFKGSLLSLWRITRCNPFTAGGFDPVK is encoded by the coding sequence ATGAAGCGGTTCATCCTTTTTTTATTGGGCGCGTATAAAAAACACGCCTCTCCCCTTTTGCCGCGGTCCTGCCGGTTTTATCCTACCTGTTCGCAGTACGCAGGCCAGTCCATCAGGAAGTACGGCATATTTAAAGGCTCCCTTTTGTCGTTATGGAGAATAACCCGATGCAATCCCTTTACCGCCGGAGGATTTGACCCGGTTAAATAA